A single region of the Ziziphus jujuba cultivar Dongzao chromosome 10, ASM3175591v1 genome encodes:
- the LOC107411860 gene encoding 2-oxoglutarate-dependent dioxygenase 19 isoform X2, translating to MEVPTVSLVIPPSNSIPAEPPKIISAKMLAESASLTSAIPSAYYFSEDSYELADPNDPEFQLPTIDFSLLTSDSPDQRSKMLHELANICRDWGCFLVTNHGVTESLKQAMIEAADRFFNLTEEEKHNIAKKYEADPTQIRYGTSYNARSEKVRLWRDFIKLRLHPDFPTLNENDGYSEVAMKYSKKTREIATELVEAISESLGLDPNYIYKALDLDSGVQFLLANYYPPCPQPELAMGLSHHTDQCLITILTDNDVSGLQVLHNHKWVTVTSTPKTFLVILADQMQWW from the exons ATGGAGGTCCCAACAGTATCTTTGGTTATCCCGCCCTCAAACTCAATCCCTGCTGAGCCACCAAAAATAATTAGCGCCAAAATGCTAGCTGAATCAGCTAGCCTCACCTCTGCAATTCCTTCTGCATACTATTTCTCTGAAGATTCTTATGAGCTGGCAGATCCAAATGATCCTGAATTTCAACTCCCCACCATTGATTTCTCCCTCCTCACCTCTGATTCTCCTGATCAGCGCTCAAAAATGCTACATGAACTTGCCAATATTTGCCGCGACTGGGGCTGCTTCTTG GTGACGAACCATGGAGTGACAGAGAGCCTGAAGCAGGCTATGATCGAAGCTGCTGAtagatttttcaatttaacAGAGGAGGAAAAACACAACATTGCTAAGAAGTATGAAGCCGATCCAACCCAGATCAGGTACGGAACCAGTTATAACGCCAGGTCGGAAAAAGTTCGACTCTGGAGAGATTTCATCAAGCTCAGACTGCATCCCGATTTCCCCACTCTCAATGAAAACGATGGCTACag TGAGGTTGCAATGAAATATAGCAAAAAAACAAGAGAAATAGCAACTGAACTGGTAGAAGCAATATCAGAGAGCTTAGGATTAGATCCAAACTACATATACAAGGCATTGGATTTGGATAGTGGCGTTCAGTTCTTGCTAGCAAACTACTATCCACCATGCCCACAACCCGAACTCGCAATGGGTCTTTCTCATCATACGGATCAGTGCCTCATTACCATTCTCACCGACAATGATGTTAGTGGCCTTCAAGTCCTTCACAATCACAAGTGGGTCACTGTCACCTCCACTCCTAAAACTTTTCTCGTTATCCTTGCTGACCAGATGCAG TGGTGGTAA
- the LOC107411860 gene encoding 2-oxoglutarate-dependent dioxygenase 19 isoform X1 codes for MEVPTVSLVIPPSNSIPAEPPKIISAKMLAESASLTSAIPSAYYFSEDSYELADPNDPEFQLPTIDFSLLTSDSPDQRSKMLHELANICRDWGCFLVTNHGVTESLKQAMIEAADRFFNLTEEEKHNIAKKYEADPTQIRYGTSYNARSEKVRLWRDFIKLRLHPDFPTLNENDGYSEVAMKYSKKTREIATELVEAISESLGLDPNYIYKALDLDSGVQFLLANYYPPCPQPELAMGLSHHTDQCLITILTDNDVSGLQVLHNHKWVTVTSTPKTFLVILADQMQIVTNGKYKSAMHRGRVNKEAKRISLASLHGPSFETLVTPSPVLVEREGKAPLYRSIKYREYVELQHRSRMDLKCALDQILI; via the exons ATGGAGGTCCCAACAGTATCTTTGGTTATCCCGCCCTCAAACTCAATCCCTGCTGAGCCACCAAAAATAATTAGCGCCAAAATGCTAGCTGAATCAGCTAGCCTCACCTCTGCAATTCCTTCTGCATACTATTTCTCTGAAGATTCTTATGAGCTGGCAGATCCAAATGATCCTGAATTTCAACTCCCCACCATTGATTTCTCCCTCCTCACCTCTGATTCTCCTGATCAGCGCTCAAAAATGCTACATGAACTTGCCAATATTTGCCGCGACTGGGGCTGCTTCTTG GTGACGAACCATGGAGTGACAGAGAGCCTGAAGCAGGCTATGATCGAAGCTGCTGAtagatttttcaatttaacAGAGGAGGAAAAACACAACATTGCTAAGAAGTATGAAGCCGATCCAACCCAGATCAGGTACGGAACCAGTTATAACGCCAGGTCGGAAAAAGTTCGACTCTGGAGAGATTTCATCAAGCTCAGACTGCATCCCGATTTCCCCACTCTCAATGAAAACGATGGCTACag TGAGGTTGCAATGAAATATAGCAAAAAAACAAGAGAAATAGCAACTGAACTGGTAGAAGCAATATCAGAGAGCTTAGGATTAGATCCAAACTACATATACAAGGCATTGGATTTGGATAGTGGCGTTCAGTTCTTGCTAGCAAACTACTATCCACCATGCCCACAACCCGAACTCGCAATGGGTCTTTCTCATCATACGGATCAGTGCCTCATTACCATTCTCACCGACAATGATGTTAGTGGCCTTCAAGTCCTTCACAATCACAAGTGGGTCACTGTCACCTCCACTCCTAAAACTTTTCTCGTTATCCTTGCTGACCAGATGCAG atTGTGACGAATGGAAAATATAAGAGCGCTATGCATAGAGGAAGAGTAAACAAAGAAGCAAAAAGAATATCGTTAGCCTCACTGCATGGACCTTCATTTGAAACCCTTGTAACTCCATCGCCGGTGCTGGTCGAGAGAGAAGGGAAAGCACCGTTGTATAGATCCATCAAGTATAGAGAATATGTGGAACTTCAGCATCGCAGCAGGATGGACCTTAAGTGTGCTTTGGACCAAATTCTAATCTAA